The Sorangiineae bacterium MSr11954 DNA segment GCCCGAGTGCGAGCCCCGCGACGAAAAAAATGAAGGCAACGAACAGCAATGTCACCACCACGTGGGAGCGCGACGGACGCCGGCGCCCCGGGATCCCCAGCATCCCGAGGGACAGCCGCGAGGTGGCCGACTGCGAGGCCGCCACGCTGGTGAGGCTCGTGCGCGATACCCGCGACATCCCCGAGAGCCGCAGAGCACCCGTCGCGCCCGACGCCGGAGGAAACGACGAGCGAAGCGCGCGATCGGCCTCCTCGCGACGGCCTTCACCGTCGAAGGCGCCCTCGCCTCCGCGCGCGCCCAATGAGGCTGGCAGCGCCGGGGTGGCCCCCGTCACGGGCGGCACCGACTCGGGCGAAAAAGGCCGCAGCGCCAGCGCGCCCTCGCGCTCACCCTCGTCGCCATCGCCATCGCCGCCGTCGCGTTGAGCCAGCGCCTCCCCATAACGCGACGTGACCATTCGTCCTTTCGAGCTCGTCTTCGATCGCATCGACACCCCTCCGCTACCGGCAGCCGCACCGTTGGTGCGTGCAAGATCCTCGCGCGCGGCCTGGAGCACCGCGCGCAGCTCCTGCCGTCCCGGCTCGGTGTCGATGTTCTCGCGGATGGCGCGGCGAAATTCTTCGGCGGAGAGGGTGCGCGCCTCGGGATCGGGCGCGAGCGCGGCGGCCACCGCGTCCGCCAGCCTCTCCGGAAGATCGGGCCTCAGGGCCGAGAGGGGCGCGAGCCGCGGATTTTTCATCGCGCGGAGCATTTCGACCTCATCGTTTCGGTACTTTGCGAAGGGGGCGAAGCCGGTGGCCAGACGCCACGCCAGAAGCGCGGCCGCGTACACATCGGCGCGCTCGGTGACCGGATCGCCGCGGGCTTGCTCGGGCGACATGCACCCGAGCGTCCCCTTCACCAGACCGAGCTGCGTGGTCGACGCGACCCCGAGCATTTTCGCCATTCCAAAGTCGGTGAGCTTTGCGTCGCCCGTCCAATCGAGCAGCACGTTGGAGGGCGACACGTCGCGGTGCACGATGGGCGGCGTCTGATGGTGGGCGTAGTCGAGCGCCGAGAGCACCCGCTCCATGATGTGCCACCCCGCCAGATCGGCGAGCCGCTCCCCGCGCGTGGAGAGAAAGCGCAAGAGGCGCCCGAGCGCGACGCCTTCGACGTAATCGAACACCAGCGCCGCCACCCCGCCCTCCTCGACGAGCGCGCGCACCTGGACAATGGCAGGATGCGACAACCGAACGCACAGCGATGCTTCGCGCGCCAGGGTTTCGGACTCGGCCTTTTGCTTGGTGTTGTCGCTCAGCACCTTGACGGCCACCAGGCGGCCGCCTTTGCTGCGTGCAAGATACACTTGTCCGGCGCCCCCCGAGCCGAGTCGCTCGAGCACCTCGAATCCACCGATGGCAGAGGGTTGGCCCTCGTTCGGAAAAAGCATGAAAGGTACGCTCCACCGGGCGCTGTCAGGGCTTTCCCTTCGAAATGGTACACTCGTCGCGATGAGACTTCCCGCGATTCGCATCGCGGTCGCGCCCGACGCGGCCTGCGCGGCGCCTGGCTCCTTTCTCTCGATCCGGAGTTTTCAACTCGTCGCCCACTACCCCAATGGCTCCAGCAGCGAGCCTTTTGCATATGACATTGTGGGTCGTCGTGCGCTGGACGCGGTTATTATCCTAGCACACCACACATCCCCTGACGGCGAGGTGCGGGTGTTTCTGCGGTCATGTGTGCGGCCGCCCATCGTCTTGCGGGAAAAGCCCAGCGAGTCCCCCGAGCTTTGGGAGGTACCTGCTGGGCTGGTCGAGCCCGATGAAGCGCCCCGAACGGCGGCGGTGCGGGAGCTCGCCGAAGAATTGGGCATCACCGCCTCCGAAACGGCACTCGAAGAATTGGGGCCCTGGACGTATCCTGCCCCTGGATTCATTGGAGAGCGCCAAATCTTCTTTCATGTGCCCGTCGACCCGAACGAAAGGCAGAAACCGACCGAAGATGGCTCCGCGCTCGAGCGCGAGGCCGCCATCGCGCTCGTGCCCCTTCGCGATGCGCTGGATCTGGCGCGCCAAGGCAAGCTCCGCGACGCGAAAACCGAACTTGCGCTGCGCAGGCTCGCCGACCTCCTGATTCGGCCTTAGAACTCCAATGACAACGACCGTGGGGAAGCCGCCGATCATCTCGCAGCCGCAGCAGACGCCGCCGAAGCATGTGGATGCCCCGAACGAGCCCCGGCGCGTGCTGGTCCTGGCCAAACGCACCTCGTACCGCACCTTCGTGGAGGAGCAGAAAGACGCGAAGATCCGCGAGCTCCTCGACCGCGGCGATCCCACCGTCATGCGCCTTCGCAAGTCGCACGAGGCGCACGAGGAGACCATGCAGGAGGTCACCTCGGCGCTCTCGGCCCTGGGCGCGGAGGTCACCGTGCAGATCGGACCCCGCGCGCCCTTTCGCTGCGAGGGGCTCGATCTGGTGCTCACCGTGGGCGGCGATGGAACCTTGCTCGCCGCGTCCCATCAAGTGGGCCCCGGCGTCCCGCTCCTTGGCGTGAATAGTGCGCCCGAGAGCTCCGTGGGCTTCTTCTGCGCGGCCGCGAAAGGGAGCGTGCTCGAAGCGTTGCGCGGTGCCTTCGACGGGACCTTGCCGAAGACGGAGCTCGCGCGCATGCAGGTGGAGCTCAACGATCGATGCATCCACAAGCGCGTGCTGAACGAGCTGCTCTTTTGCCATTCGTGCCCGGCTGCGACCACGCGTTACATTTTGCGCCTCACGCATCCCAACGGGGAGTTCATCGAGGAGGACCAGCGCTCGAGCGGGCTCTGGATCGGGCCGCCCGCAGGCTCGACCGCAGCGCAACGAAGCGCGGGCGGGAACGTTTTGCCGCTCTCCTCGAAGCGCCTGCAGTTCGTGGTGCGCGAAGCGTACGTGCGCCTGGGAGGCTCGTTGCGCCTTCCGATGGGCCTCGTGGAAGACGGTGGCACGGTTTCGATTCACTGCAAGATCCGCGAGGGAAAGGCGTTCCTCGATGGGCTGCACATCGTGCACGATGTCGGAATGGGGGACCGGTTGGTGATGCGTCGATCGGATGAAACGCTCACCGTCCTCGGCTTGACGCGCCGCGATGGCAGTTGATGTCACCCGGCAGCGGGCGCCGCAACCTTCGCGATGTTCATGAAAAAAGGTGAACGCGGACGAGAACCTGACCAAGATGTGACGAGGGAAAGATTCGCCATTTCGTCGGAGCTCGGCTAGATCCCCGGGCGCGAGCATGGCGAAAATTGGATTCGAGATCATCGGGACGGGGCACTACGTACCGGGCGCACCGGTAACCAATCACGATCTCGCTCGGGTGATGTCCACATCGGACGAGTGGATCTACCAGCGCTCCGGCATCCGTCAGCGCCACTTCGCGCCCGACGGTACGGGGCCGTCCGATCTGGCGTTCGAAGCGTCGAAGCGCGCGATCGAAGCGGCGGGCATCGCGGCGAAGGACATCGACTACATCCTGTTCGCCACCATGACGCCCGACTACGTGTTTCCGGGCTCGGGCGCCCTCCTTGGCGCGAAGCTCGGGATCCCTGGCGTCGCGGCCCTCGACATCCGCCAGCAGTGCGCGGCGATGCTGTTCGGGCTGCAGATGATCGATGGCTTGATTCAAACCGGCGCGGCCAAGACCATCCTCTTCGTGGGCGCGGAGGCGCACGCGGGCTTCATGCCCTGGGAGGATTGGAGCGTGCTCGATCCCAACAGCGCTCGCGAGGCGTCCCCGGAGGACCGCGCGCGCGCCGACAAGCACCGCAACCTGGCCGTCCTCTTCGGAGACGGCGCGGGCGCGCTCATCTTCCGTGCGACCGATCGCGACGCGGGCCTTCGCGGGTTGAAGCTCCACTCCGATGGCCGCTCCGCCGAGCTTCTCTATGTCCCCGGCGGCGGCTTCCGCGCGCGCCCCTACTGGCGCGCCGACAGCTACGAGAACCAGGAGCACGTCCCGCGCATGGATGGCCGCGAGCTGTTTCGCTTCGCCGTCACCAAGCTGCCGCAGACCGCGCGGGCGCTGTGCGAGCAGCAAGGGGTCAAGCTCGACGAAATCGACTGGTTCTTGGCGCACCAGGCCAATAAGCGCATCAACGATTACATCCGTGATCAGCTCGGGGTACCCTCCGAGAAGCTCCCGTCGAACATCGACCGCTTCGGAAATACCAGCGCCGGCACCCTGCCGATCCTCATCGACGAGCAGATGCGCGCTGGAAATCTAAAGCGCGGACAGCTTTCCATGGTGCTGGCGCTCGGCGCGGGCATCCATTGGGGCTGCGCTTTCTTCCGATTCTGAGCGTGCTAAGGTCCTGCCTATGACACGTACACGATCGCACCAGTCGCATCGGGCGCACCAGTCGCATCGGGCGCACCGCACGTGCACGGCGGCGATTCTTGCCTTGGCTTTGACCTCGTCAGGTTTGGGACTCTTCGCGGCGTTCGCAGGGGAAAAAGACGCGCACGCGTCCGTCTCCATCAGCATCGCGTTCGACTCGTTGGTTCAAGACTCGGTCAGCGCCGGGGTAATGACCCCCGTCGAGCAATACGCAGCTTGGGAAAACGGACGCATTTACACGTACACGCGTGTCCACGTCGACAACGCCATCGCGGGCGACCTGGGCACCGGCGCCGAGGCCTGGATCGTCACCTTGGGTGGCGTGATCGGGAACGTCGGTCAGCTGGTCGACGGCGAGGCCGTGCTCCACGTGGGCGAATCGACCCTGCTCTTCGTCCGCCCCGATCCCAAGTTCCCCGGGTTGTACATGGTGACCTCGCGCGGCCAGGGCCAGTACGGGGTCTCGGTCGACGCCAAGACCAAGGTCAAACGCCTCGTGATCGGCAACGGTCACGGCGCCGTTCTTCCACCGCCCCCCGTCCCCGGCCCCGTGGTGCCCAAGGACGGCAAGGTGCTCGCGCGCGATGCCATCGCCGGGCGGCCGCTCGACGAAACGATCCGCACGGTCGCCGGCGCGTGGGGACGACTGCATGCGAAATAAGCGCGCGGCGGTCTGGGCGCTCGCGGCGAGCGCGCTCCTCACAACTTCCTTTTCGGCTCGGGACGCGGCGGCGTTTTGCCGCACCACCACCGAGAACTGCTCGGGCGCGTGCTGCACCGCGGGCAAGCCGCTCTACTGGAAGAACGTCTGCGTCGGCTACAGCCTGCAGAAGGACGGGACCAAGCAGATCCCGTTCAACACGGTGCAGACGATCGTCCGGAACGCGTTCGACAAATGGACGAACGTCGACTGCGGCGCCGGCAAGAAGGTCACCCTCGACTTTCGCCAGCTCGACAACGCGGCGTGCTCCGAGGTTCGCTACAACCAGAAAGCGGCGAACCAAAACCTCATCGTCTTTCGCGACGCCGACTGGGATCACACCGACAGCTCCAGCACCTTGGGCCTGACCACGGTGGTCTACAACCCCGAGAGCGGTGAGATCTTCGACGCCGACATGGAGATCAACACCGCCCAGCAGGTGCTCTCCGTCGCGAACCCCGTCCCCCCCGGCGGCTACGACTTCGACAGCATCGTCACCCACGAGGTCGGGCATTTTCTCGGCTTGGCGCACTCGAGCAACGCCGACGCCACCATGACCCCGAAGTACAACGCGGGCACCCAGGACATGCGCGATCTCGCCCCCGACGACATCGCGGGCGTGTGCAGCATTTACCTGTCCGCCGACGGTCAACCCGGCGCCCAGTACGGCCGGCGCGCCACCAGCGAAGGCCGCGCCGTGGGCGCAGACGCGTGCGACCCCACCCCGCGCCACGGCTTCTCCGTCCAGTGCAACGAGGCGTCGGGCGACAAAGGCGGCGGCTGCTCGATCGGCGCGACCCGCTCCGACTTGGAAGCCTCGAGCACGTCTGGCGCAAGCACGACCGGCCTCTTCGCGGCGCTCGGCATGGTGCTCACCGCGGGCTTCGTGCGACGAAGAAACGTTCTGCGGCGGAAATGAGCGGTCGCGGAGCCCGGGGCGGTCTGCTCGTCGTAGCGGGGGAAGCTTCGGGGGACCGCGCCGCGGCACGGGTGATGACGGAGCTCGGCCCGATGGTCGACTGGCGCGCGCAAGGCGCCTTTGGCCTGGGCGGGGCCGCGCTCCAGTCTGCCGGGGTCGAGCTGGTGGCCGACCTGCGCGACATCACGGCGCTGGGCATCACCGAGGTCGCGATGCGCGCGCTGCCCATCGCCCTGGCGCACACGCGCATCGTGGCTGCGGCCAAGAAATACCGTCCGCGGGCGGCGTTTCTGGTCAACTACAGCGAGTTCAACACGCTCTTGGCGGGGCGGCTGCACGCGGCCGGGGTGCGCGTGCTCTGGTACATCGCCCCGCAAATTTGGGCATGGCGCGCGGGCCGGGCGCAAACCCTCCGGCGCCTCATCGACCGCATGGCGGTCATTCTGCCCTTCGAGGAGCGACTCTGGCAGCGCGCGGGGGTCGACGCGCACTACGTCGGCCACCCGGCGCGCGAGGCGCAGGCGATGGACCGCAAGGTCGCGCGCGACGCGCTGGGGCTCACGCCGTATGCGTCGGCCGTCGCCATTCTGCCCGGCAGCCGCCCCCACGAGGTGCGCGCGCACTTGCAGATCATGCTGCAGGCGTACGAGCGCGTGCGCAGCGATCGGGCGAGCCTCGATGGGCGCATTTTGCTCGCGTCCAGCCTGGATCCGCGCACCAAAGCGTATGTTCGCGATCTGTCCCTGATCTCGCGCGTGCCCATTTTTTCCGTCGATCCCTACGTGGGCGCCACCCCCATCCTCGGCGCCTTCGACGCGGCCCTGTCGGCCTCGGGGACCGCCTCGCTCGAGGCCGCGCTCGCGCGGGCCGTGCCGGTCATCGTCTATCGAACGGGGCTCGTCACCGAGCTCGTGGCCCGCACCTGCCTCACCACGCCACGCATTTCGCTGCCGAACATCTTGCTGGGGCGCGCCGCCTTCACCGAGCTCGTGCAGCGCGAGGCCGATGTCTCGCACGTGGCCAAGGCGCTCGCGGCCACGTTGAGCGCCCGGCGTGAGCTGCTCAAGGCCTGCGACGAGATCGAGTCCATTTTGGGCCTGCCGCGCTC contains these protein-coding regions:
- a CDS encoding serine/threonine protein kinase, with the translated sequence MLFPNEGQPSAIGGFEVLERLGSGGAGQVYLARSKGGRLVAVKVLSDNTKQKAESETLAREASLCVRLSHPAIVQVRALVEEGGVAALVFDYVEGVALGRLLRFLSTRGERLADLAGWHIMERVLSALDYAHHQTPPIVHRDVSPSNVLLDWTGDAKLTDFGMAKMLGVASTTQLGLVKGTLGCMSPEQARGDPVTERADVYAAALLAWRLATGFAPFAKYRNDEVEMLRAMKNPRLAPLSALRPDLPERLADAVAAALAPDPEARTLSAEEFRRAIRENIDTEPGRQELRAVLQAAREDLARTNGAAAGSGGVSMRSKTSSKGRMVTSRYGEALAQRDGGDGDGDEGEREGALALRPFSPESVPPVTGATPALPASLGARGGEGAFDGEGRREEADRALRSSFPPASGATGALRLSGMSRVSRTSLTSVAASQSATSRLSLGMLGIPGRRRPSRSHVVVTLLFVAFIFFVAGLALGLAMHR
- a CDS encoding NUDIX hydrolase; the encoded protein is MRLPAIRIAVAPDAACAAPGSFLSIRSFQLVAHYPNGSSSEPFAYDIVGRRALDAVIILAHHTSPDGEVRVFLRSCVRPPIVLREKPSESPELWEVPAGLVEPDEAPRTAAVRELAEELGITASETALEELGPWTYPAPGFIGERQIFFHVPVDPNERQKPTEDGSALEREAAIALVPLRDALDLARQGKLRDAKTELALRRLADLLIRP
- a CDS encoding NAD(+)/NADH kinase; the encoded protein is MTTTVGKPPIISQPQQTPPKHVDAPNEPRRVLVLAKRTSYRTFVEEQKDAKIRELLDRGDPTVMRLRKSHEAHEETMQEVTSALSALGAEVTVQIGPRAPFRCEGLDLVLTVGGDGTLLAASHQVGPGVPLLGVNSAPESSVGFFCAAAKGSVLEALRGAFDGTLPKTELARMQVELNDRCIHKRVLNELLFCHSCPAATTRYILRLTHPNGEFIEEDQRSSGLWIGPPAGSTAAQRSAGGNVLPLSSKRLQFVVREAYVRLGGSLRLPMGLVEDGGTVSIHCKIREGKAFLDGLHIVHDVGMGDRLVMRRSDETLTVLGLTRRDGS
- a CDS encoding ketoacyl-ACP synthase III, whose amino-acid sequence is MAKIGFEIIGTGHYVPGAPVTNHDLARVMSTSDEWIYQRSGIRQRHFAPDGTGPSDLAFEASKRAIEAAGIAAKDIDYILFATMTPDYVFPGSGALLGAKLGIPGVAALDIRQQCAAMLFGLQMIDGLIQTGAAKTILFVGAEAHAGFMPWEDWSVLDPNSAREASPEDRARADKHRNLAVLFGDGAGALIFRATDRDAGLRGLKLHSDGRSAELLYVPGGGFRARPYWRADSYENQEHVPRMDGRELFRFAVTKLPQTARALCEQQGVKLDEIDWFLAHQANKRINDYIRDQLGVPSEKLPSNIDRFGNTSAGTLPILIDEQMRAGNLKRGQLSMVLALGAGIHWGCAFFRF
- a CDS encoding matrixin family metalloprotease, which encodes MRNKRAAVWALAASALLTTSFSARDAAAFCRTTTENCSGACCTAGKPLYWKNVCVGYSLQKDGTKQIPFNTVQTIVRNAFDKWTNVDCGAGKKVTLDFRQLDNAACSEVRYNQKAANQNLIVFRDADWDHTDSSSTLGLTTVVYNPESGEIFDADMEINTAQQVLSVANPVPPGGYDFDSIVTHEVGHFLGLAHSSNADATMTPKYNAGTQDMRDLAPDDIAGVCSIYLSADGQPGAQYGRRATSEGRAVGADACDPTPRHGFSVQCNEASGDKGGGCSIGATRSDLEASSTSGASTTGLFAALGMVLTAGFVRRRNVLRRK
- the lpxB gene encoding lipid-A-disaccharide synthase — encoded protein: MSGRGARGGLLVVAGEASGDRAAARVMTELGPMVDWRAQGAFGLGGAALQSAGVELVADLRDITALGITEVAMRALPIALAHTRIVAAAKKYRPRAAFLVNYSEFNTLLAGRLHAAGVRVLWYIAPQIWAWRAGRAQTLRRLIDRMAVILPFEERLWQRAGVDAHYVGHPAREAQAMDRKVARDALGLTPYASAVAILPGSRPHEVRAHLQIMLQAYERVRSDRASLDGRILLASSLDPRTKAYVRDLSLISRVPIFSVDPYVGATPILGAFDAALSASGTASLEAALARAVPVIVYRTGLVTELVARTCLTTPRISLPNILLGRAAFTELVQREADVSHVAKALAATLSARRELLKACDEIESILGLPRSPSKEVAGMLAPWLS